From a region of the Panicum virgatum strain AP13 chromosome 2K, P.virgatum_v5, whole genome shotgun sequence genome:
- the LOC120695892 gene encoding uncharacterized protein LOC120695892 has translation MFGGSSSGKGLGRASGKGARKGPHIVWDGPIGPNFFGEAVYEFLVECKSEFSNNIPLRGYNNRKEEWPKCSHGEDCIVQMMTEGMDEGRHFFRCPRAWSSEAPEGYKFARWVDPPPFHPHVEYIYYLQNCIFDLEREVSAGNVEDDINTDDTNSQEVLCTDSYCKCPYHKNKGPTPPPPPPPPPPPSMGGYYGEGATQFSMWGHY, from the exons ATGTTTGGAGGGTCTTCTAGTGGAAAGGGTTTAGGCCGTGCGAGCGGAAAGGGGGCAAGGAAGGGTCCTCACATTGTGTGGGACGGACCTATTGGTCCAAACTTCTTTGGGGAAGCTGTATATGAGTTTCTAGTTGAGTGCAAATCTGAGTTCAGCAACAACATCCCGCTGAGGGGATACAATAATCGCAAAGAAGAGTGGCCAAAATGTTCGCATGGTGAGGACTGCATAGTGCAGATGATGACCGAGGGGATGGATGAAGGTCGTCACTTCTTCAGATGCCCGCGAGCATGG TCTTCCGAGGCTCCGGAAGGCTACAAGTTCGCTAGATGGGTCGATCCTCCTCCTTTTCATCCGCATGTGGAGTACATCTACTATCTTCAGAATTGTATCTTCGATCTAGAAAGGGAAGTGAGCGCCGGTAATGTGGAAGATGATATCAACACCGATGATACCAATTCACAGGAGGTACTCTGCACTGATTCCTATTGCAAGTGCCCATATCACAAGAATAAGGGTCctacacctcctcctcctcctcccccgccgccgccaccaagcATGGGAGGATACTATGGAGAAGGCGCAACTCAGTTTTCTATGTGGGGACACTACTAA